The DNA window ACTCGAACATTACCTCATTTGTAAGCATTACGATTTGTTTTAATGCTTATCTTGCATCAAAATATTACAATAAACTGTAGCAGTAAAGCATTGCATTGAATTTTAACTACTCTCTTTATGAAAAGTAGAAACACGATAGGAAACGAAATCTAATGTAACAAAGTTTCTCAGCAACAATACCTCACTTGCAAAtatcaaacgttttaaatgcaaTGCGCAATGACATGACAGATGACTACCATCGGAACCTGAAtgacattttaaataaaacaaccGAAATTTGTTATTATTATCGTAATGTCATCATAACATACCTTTACTAGTGAATTATGTACAATGTCTCCTGAAACGCAATCGAGAAAGGATGCAATCGACCGAATCACATGTTTTTGTATCTCAATATCAGCACACTGCCATTTCCATTCCTTTCCATCATAAACTCTGGTAcatacaaaattaaatataacctCAAATTGTTTGTTCCAATTAAAATTGTTAAGAATACTAATTTCAATTTGTAacattgaatttaaaaaaattggaagaaTTGAAGTTCTAGAGCTGATAACAACCTGGTGCCGAGGCTAAAAGCACGGTAGAGACGCTCGTGATGGACGGTTAACAAATTCCTCCGGCTCATTTCTCCCGATCGTTTCGACGATGATTTCATCTTTTCCATGTTACTTTCCCGTTTTGAAGccatcaatttaaattttgaattcaaataGTTAAATTTGCGGGTCttagaattagggtttttttttttaaaggagGAAGGGTTTTAACCGAGGGAAGAACGATTTACCGCCATTATACGGGAAATCACGTGCAGTCACGTGATTGACTATCTTTTTTTAGTCTTGACAAATGTTTAGATAGACGGACTCAATCCACCATGTCATATATGAattaaacctatcatattatgacatgtcattaaaatagtaatattatcgtagtaatattattcaaatgtgttaaaatatagtaataaataaaattataatattgtcACTATTTTAATAATGTGTCATAATAAAATAGACCAATTCACAGATCACGTGATAGGCTGggctacctaagaatctctcatCTATTCCGGTATTTCCATCTTCCATAATTTTCCATTTTGACTTTTCTCAAAAACAATTTcttgcaataaaaaaaaataggaaaagGGTACAAAGATGGCCTTAATATTACCATCGAAATTTAAAatgacaataataattttaaaacacaaaaaattgTCCTAACGTTATTACCGAAACTTTAAAATGATCCTACccttttaaaaattgagatttaAACCCCTTGATTAAGATGGAGTAATTTTACACAGTTAAACTAGGATTCATTTTTGTTTCTCAGAAATTATGAGAATCGTTTTTACGTTCAGTGGCAACATAAAATCACTTTTGTTTCTCAGAAATTATGAGAATCGTTTTTACATTCAGTGGCAACATAAAATCACTTTTACTTTTTTGTTGATATATATCGAagaataatttgtttatttttactatataattattaattttataaattatttttccaatCAAATAATTTTCTTTAACTTTGTCATCTTTACTATTTTCTACCaatctcaatatttttattgttattctCTACTAATGTTAATtgaataatctttttaaaattttcaataaatGATCAATTCATTTCTTTTTGGTTTATAATCGTCTCTCTAGTTTACTAGATATCTTTTTGTGAATTCTTCTAAGCATTTTTCCTAGATTATAAATATTGTTCTTATTTAGATTTATTgtcatataaaaaaatctagtttttgatgttttttttttcgattttcagGCGAGAAGAAGAATCATTCTCCTCTTTTTAGGGGAGCAGCAACAGCAACAGCtccgaggagctgctgctcctcaggcgaggaggaggacTCCTCCTCCTcacctgaaaataaaaaaaaatgaaaaacgtgAATTGatgttattttgtataaaagatatttgttttatgtttttaaatttttaaaaattattaataattaatataaattacatgaaaaatttgattatttggtgaatttttttgaagaagaaggtgtttttatacaatttaaaatattaatgtttaattagaatattggctaaatataaaggaatttgaatattttttttaaataaaaagaggtcaaattaacTCTTTAAGGTAGAAACGAAACATTAAAACCCAAAATAAGATACAAACCGTACAATTGAACTTTTTcctaaatcaaaatataaacgcAAAACAGTTATAAGGTGggactttttaaaataattaggccAAAATTTTATGATGATATATTATGGTGTTTATTATTTGcggaataatttttaatttttgtttacgTTAAATTGTgccttattttaatttaaggtTCGTCACTGAGTATAGTCACACTGTACAAAGCAACCAAGCAAACCAATTCTGATCATTTGCTCATGCAATATATGTAGATTTATATTTTGTactttatattaaaattgaaccgagactttgtttatttttcattacTTGTACTCATAAGTAGCTTATTTTATCACATCGGAAATTCTCAAGTGAAATACATAAAAATATGAGACAATATTAGTGAGACAAAGAATGAatgatttgataatttataattaaaaaaaagaagaagataaatGTAAGCTAATCTGCTTAACATAGtagaaaaataacaataaaatgtGAACTCCATAAATACTAACTAGAATAAATGAATTTTCAATACACATTAACAGATAAAATCAAAAGTAATCCTAATGCTAACAATGAGTTATTTAACTCCTCCTCATAATGAAAAGCCTGAATCTCGAAAAATATTAGCATCATTTTCAAGTGTTGGTGGCAATATTAAGATCATTTTTGCAAAGAGTTAATGCAGAGCTATCTTTCTTATTTTTGTAAGATTCAGTTCTTCTCTTCACAAAATATGATCCCCATGTATTTTAACATCATTATATTTTATAGCTATAGCATATCTCTATGctctttcaatttttatttattctctTGTAATTACAGGTATAAGttactgttttttttatataaatcaagttattgttagttgttagttactcTTTATAATCAAATAACTGAACTTCAAaccatatattataaatattattataatgtaCAACGTACATGTTGATTAAACTAAAACATCAACTCTATAACTCCATACACACAAAGAGCAGTAAAAGACTATACTCAAGTAGCAGGATTGGGCTTGTCATTTGGGCCACGGTGCGACTGAGATTGGTTGGTGGTGGTGGATTCATCAGAAGGTTTACTGGGAATCTGATGAGCACTTGAAAAGAGATCAAGAGGTTCAGAATCAGCAATCTTACCACCTTCAAGCGGAGTCCCATGCTTATACCTAATCCTTAAAGCTTCATCTTCTGATAGCTTCGCCTGTGCTGTCCCGTACTTTATATCATCCTTACTCTTCGccatttttctctcttttatcTAATACTTTACTTACATCACAATAATTTCATCCTCTCCCCTTATATAAGCTTTACATGCAACGTTACGTGTCACTTCTAACAGCTTGAGACTGACATGTGTCATCTCAGCTTTGCCGCGTGGCTTGGAGCGTTGTCGAAGTTTCTTTCTTAATGGGCTAATTAATGCATTCATAATGGGCCCAATATCGGGCTCACTCGTGCTTGAGTTTGGCCCGGTGTCTAAACGACAACAGCATTGCGTGAAGTTAATCCACAACGATTGGATGTGACTGCACTGGCCTGAAGCCATCTTCTTCCTCACAAAAactattcaaaatcaaaatttctcAGTTGCTTCTTCTTCAAGAAAAGAATCAACCAATGATTGATTAATCCAGCTACACTCTCCGTATGTTAACTCTTCAGCTCCTCTCTTAATTTTCagttatttaaatcaaattcttGATCCTATTCGTTAAGCATTAACAATTCGGGTCGGGCTTTGGGGATTTTagattattttagttattttatcaaATGGCAAGCGTAGTGAATTCAGTGTCTCCTTTAACAAACCCATACCCGGATACAGCAAAATTAGCTTGTGGATTCTTTTCACATATACCAAATCTGCATTCCTTTGCCATTAATAAAGCTTTCACTAGGGTTTTAGCCTCGAACCAGGTCACAATTTCCCCCAAAATATCAGTCATTGCGTTACCGAATTGGAGATCAGGCAAGAGTGACCAAAGAAATAGGGACATAAGGCTGAGTGATGCTTATTTTAACCTAGAGCATTTTGTTAAAAATGGGCATAAGCCTGATGTTGTTCAAGCAACTCAGCTTTTGTATGATTTGTGCAAGTCGAATAAGATGAAAAAGGCGATACGCGTAATGGAAATGATGATTGAGAGTGGAATTATTCCTGATGCTGCTTCGTATACTTTCTTGGTGAACCATTTGTGTAAGAGAGGGAATGTTGGGTATGCTATGCAGTTGGTGGAGAAAATGGAGGAGCATGGCTATACGGCAAATACTGTGACGTATAATACGCTTGTTAAAGGGCTATGTACGCAtggaaatttgaataaaagCATACAGTTTCTGGATAAATTGATGCAGAAGGGATTGGTTCCGAATGCATTTACTTATTCATCTTTGCTTATGGCGGCTTATAAGGAAAGGGGATTTGATGAAGCGATGAGGCTTTTAGATGAGATAATTGCGAAAGGCGGGGAGCCTAATTTGGTTAGTTACAATGTTCTGTTGACTGGATTGTGTAAGGAAGGAAGGATCGATGATGCTATTCGATTATTTAGGGATTTGCCTTCGATGGGGTTTCGTCCGAATGTAGTGAGCTACAATATCTTGCTGAGGAGCTTGTGCTATGAAGGACGATGGGACGAGTCTAATGGGCTTCTGGCTGAGATGAATGGTGTGGAAAGCTCTCCGTCTATTGTTACCTATAACATACTAATCGGTTCACTTGCCTTCCACGGAAGGATAAAACATGCTCTTCAGATTGTTGATGAAATGATGGAGGGACCATTTAAGCCAACCACAACAAGCTATAATCCTATAATTGCTCGTCTTTGCAAAGATGGTAAGATTGACCTTGTAGTCAAGTGTCTGGAACAAATGATTACTCGTCGATGTAATCCAAATGAAGGAACTTTCAATGCTATAGCTGTGCTATGCAACGAGGGAAAGGCACAAGAAGCATTCTCCTTAATTCAAAGCTTAGGAAGTAAGCAAAATTACTCAATCCGCGACTATAACAAAGGTGTGATCTCTAGCTTGTGTAGAAAAGGTAACACATATCCAGCATTACAACTCTTATTTGAAATGACAAAATATGGATTTGTTCCCGATTCTTACACCTACTCGGCTCTAATACGAGGGCTGTGTGTTGAGGGGATGCTATATGAGGCAATGGAGATTTTCAAGTTACTGGAAGAAAACGATTATAAGCCCGATGTTGACAACTTCAATGCTCTCATACTAGGATTGTGTAAATCTCGCAGAACAGATTTGTCGTTGGAGGTTTTCGGGATGATGATTGAGAAAGGGTACATGCCTAGTGAAACAACATACACCATTTTAATTGAAGGGATTATTCACGAAGAGGAGAAGGAGTTGGCGGCGGATATTCTAAGAGAGTTATATCAGAGGCAAGTCATGAGTCAGAGTACAGTTGAGAGAATTCTTATGCAGTATGACATTGAGGGTGTACCTGTATAAGACGATGTGAATTAGGTAGTACATATCTACAATTGAGGATTCCATCGTTGTTGCTCTCTATGGAGTTTTCACTGCAACTCTTCAGATTAAGTGTCATTCCGGAACATGAATTCTACGCATGGATAACAATTGCAGTGGAATCTGATTCAAATTTTGCAAAGCTCCGGGTAAAGCCATGTGAGAGAACTTCGGGTTGCTTTAAGCTAATGGCTCAACTGATTACACTACAGAGATTTTGCAGTTGTATTAGCTTGAAGTAAATAATTTATAGGATATGATGCTGACACATACTTGATCATCTTTGTCCTCATTAATATCATATGTAACAAATGattcatttattataatatttacttTGAAAAAATGCTTTATAATCTAATAGTTTGTGCTATCTCTCATTTTCCATCTTATGGGTCCAATTTTCttctaaaaatatatagtgaaaacaaaaaattaactcCCTCCAATCTCATTGTTTTATCTACATATCAAATGGGATAAACCATTCTTTTATTAACACATAAGGTAGGATAAAACATGCTCTTAGTAATGTTTTTCTCCCTTCAACAGAATAAacagaatttttaaaataagacaAAAAATGTACTACGATTTTCAGTAACAAGGGATTCACCTTCAtaatttcttcaaattttaataatttataggCAACATGCCAGAATTTCAGCTGaatttattttggaattattggTTTATTGTCTGTCAAAGATATGTTAagacaaatttattaaaattgcacgaattaagatatatatatatatatgagcaGAAAAGCTCAATATCAACAGCAATAAGCAACAGAAAACTTTTCAAATTGAAGACAAATGTTGACATCGTTTACAAGTGCCAATACACAATGCAAAATCGGAATTACTTAAATATTCAACTCGTGCATTTTGAAAGGCCCTTACAGGAGGGCGACTAATTCTCAAATAAGTAAACTGGAAGAACTAAATAAGCAAATTGACTTAAAATTGTTGAAACTGCAGAGTCAAATGCTACAATCCATGCCAAAAATAACGTTCCAAATAAGTCTCCCTCAAATCAAAGAGGGTGATCAAAAGATTGAATAATTGACAATCAAAACATAGAACAATTACcacaattatataaattttaccaTTTCAATGCGAAAACCTGTTCAATCTAACAAA is part of the Mercurialis annua linkage group LG3, ddMerAnnu1.2, whole genome shotgun sequence genome and encodes:
- the LOC126671978 gene encoding SEED MATURATION PROTEIN 1, with protein sequence MAKSKDDIKYGTAQAKLSEDEALRIRYKHGTPLEGGKIADSEPLDLFSSAHQIPSKPSDESTTTNQSQSHRGPNDKPNPAT
- the LOC126671977 gene encoding pentatricopeptide repeat-containing protein At1g79080, chloroplastic; amino-acid sequence: MASVVNSVSPLTNPYPDTAKLACGFFSHIPNLHSFAINKAFTRVLASNQVTISPKISVIALPNWRSGKSDQRNRDIRLSDAYFNLEHFVKNGHKPDVVQATQLLYDLCKSNKMKKAIRVMEMMIESGIIPDAASYTFLVNHLCKRGNVGYAMQLVEKMEEHGYTANTVTYNTLVKGLCTHGNLNKSIQFLDKLMQKGLVPNAFTYSSLLMAAYKERGFDEAMRLLDEIIAKGGEPNLVSYNVLLTGLCKEGRIDDAIRLFRDLPSMGFRPNVVSYNILLRSLCYEGRWDESNGLLAEMNGVESSPSIVTYNILIGSLAFHGRIKHALQIVDEMMEGPFKPTTTSYNPIIARLCKDGKIDLVVKCLEQMITRRCNPNEGTFNAIAVLCNEGKAQEAFSLIQSLGSKQNYSIRDYNKGVISSLCRKGNTYPALQLLFEMTKYGFVPDSYTYSALIRGLCVEGMLYEAMEIFKLLEENDYKPDVDNFNALILGLCKSRRTDLSLEVFGMMIEKGYMPSETTYTILIEGIIHEEEKELAADILRELYQRQVMSQSTVERILMQYDIEGVPV